In Aquila chrysaetos chrysaetos chromosome 17, bAquChr1.4, whole genome shotgun sequence, one genomic interval encodes:
- the PKDREJ gene encoding polycystic kidney disease and receptor for egg jelly-related protein: MTALHLLLLLLLLQPLGCCSRGSGASSPRLQPPPLLVTCWGPHGQVSQRQDNERWVSCLWNSIMNLRYQPAPGARPEAEGKEGRPPPPPHCFWYLNSARVKNTSRWSGQVTLQTGLLPGSAPPPMASSLLTVQCSSASCAAPECFHHNVSIEVSGQDVRLFVLWPQTHLIHARQPVELGWCARLKSASWQYRFSSQGGSPSTLLLPSSQHQDTPPTAIYPTAELQQTCATYYSYRVTVRYRQHGLHVASVSIEQMPQISLSLSLKVEPDLLHILSVSSKLLSFPQQPLSLSWRLQPLTPRTLAYRLVDMQAIGGWLRSYSSFTLQSNFCAISSPQSLGEMVVASIYFHVDGKRFEELTGELHLLNGTLSLIAGRETPTRVNLHPGKTNSSTYIFRYNHGMFYTTKENNSPISTDGPNTRTVFYQHKELSYLLSIEFVAFQWYRFNMYLYMNQKRALFRSLAERDLEVHVFSSSHPSFLQSFAYLLWFIPAQHPMLQCEWTFHLQLFGTQKDHLLQNSTYTYNDHVRNATRFVRRSALPFDPEKYTGFVAKVNCTRSTLTPALLRVRVNNYAAKTIEAPVSCQKEACYIDTVQIQKPVLHTSVLRQKRGTSFYLFVRLLVDCNVGISINPLWRIYPVRDTTTIPDWTRPINSSSMYGVEMIHLTVPSFTLDYGLYLFYFTVAITPIRTTTVLRGSDKVYVQIESTDLVANIAGGTFRTVGFSDNWTLDGSASYDPDSQEGLKGITFTWYCTKEVSDYKNMKVSPGKRCHPAQRDLKWLTFSGPVQAMPPESLPGNTVYYFRLAIQKDRRRSYADQTVDVQPGSPLLLDVACLENCGSTLIPTERFTLSGKCLNCRTNSQPVYYWSLFSENSTEISFDWSSRTSTGRSGSYLSIHALTFTKTAHRSYILLLKVTTWDGRSSIYRHTFKVNSPPRAGKCTINPHRGTAFLTKFVVQCSGFSDSNLPLTYKVIVASNVPKTTKITSVEENTFGTILYFGYQPKTPPSFLPIGVPSQKYTLTLYVQVRDSLGAFTQVSLYVRVWNPVNSRPLAVVFHELLASVSGLSAPMTSYLQTGDYFSAGYLAYLAASVLNYIKAPPTLQLPKAQFRESLIKTALNISVESTMEINQVVASLSQVTEEANEVNVRSQDLAIKKLTEVTGVLKIQRNESHWSEQAEIQTSGILRCLSNILRAALLHRRNVNVSGVKQAFSIMENLTEIVFQGKVPGETETLMETKHWNITLKKDETRNIANAFSTRNACRNCFYPSLKKGNYSGLPHDAVISTALFEFDENPFPWLGYTSEIATMVLGFKMAETKANGDLLGIVPEGAEITIARKDKESSTFQLAMGPDKTQAYTTGGFSFEVSRNTKSVYIQILTKLKVTFKLLVFTGANVTHAHPIASFAAFHNMPTVASKNETASADCNIKAPYIICLPESLLTATGQGSSTDTHNISIVLLTPYVVRYQTQRLVSIHIFSDQCLFLDGVQSLWREDTCRLGSMTDWQRVHCVCNMKRSRRSLSVHTASNASTFDIRFLAAKVIVTPNTVDLGKTLIADIPKNPVTLLTVLFIFAIYFLLSLWAIRKDRAERYSKDKIIVLPDNDPFDKVSFLVTLYTGSRWGAGTKADVFLQLIGQNGMSDVHCLQHPDFPSFQQGSTDCFLLTTKKDLGDICSFRVWHNNKGPSPSWFLSRAKVENTSTRKTWFFMCRKWLSLDKGDHLLERTFAVTNPKTPLPRIDYFLIKLANSLTEGHLWFSIFAHVLTGTFSRLQRLSSCLAILLLNLLVNIMFFNAGKKEESPIHLRYLRSITVGIECALLTIPVEMIIIALFKYSLKDPSPRGVAQMDPKLSSPLPSGNLKNWKEPLQKLYLSETSAQSRNFSPSENLPGPSKSQSPPCSRKTRSKGAPQNWSNCTVSERDANVIGTEEQMITANSPPMAKACPRRQPSNFNFSNNHAEEGGNFQKERKPGIASTSFHKRPHVVFWWWCVYLSWALVIVVTGLSSFFIVLYGLSYGYQTSLEWLLASATSFIENVFLLSILKISFFSAMSTIRPKYCENITWLTQKKYPEIKLAKETMSADEMRELHLKLAKVRGTKQYKPLEADEIANMLKRAKIKVKAFIFTRGFISHFVFLTLLLNFAYSTENANSFHYNRFIHNQFSPRLSTVDKLEHIYVWVKDLFLPLIHNDIQPTFFPESWSKIIGLPRMRQVRAKGTEKKCFHPHSYVNNFVISKSHCLHKYGSDIPEKGDYAGAWTKVTNQSVSKDASSYGGFTYEQNRTLWTYYSYGDLHTYGPAGYTFYFFPEEGRPNSTTRLDALQQSNWLDEKTWAVIIELTTFNSDAALFCTISVIFEMSHLGIIKPSLSVHSFALPIFHQQTKAQMFVFVITLAFLFIYIADELYIISQEKKDYIKSISNIINFGLKSAFLLFVFLKVIKFKVGADIVKFYLLHPNDFIHFHAVSHLDKILRITMGFLAFLVVLKTLKYSQFFYDVRLAQRSILAALPGISSMALLVVVYFFVFMAFGYLVFGQHEWNYNNMIHSAQTIFSYCVSAFRDTAFSSNRLLGGLFLASFMLVMICVLINLFQAVIMSAYGDMKQPVYEEPSDEAQAVTFVLQRLRSIFYLLICKTSKTSEPDLFHSVLYGQPDRRHQRHLGLKNRKINGKKMVYLVI, encoded by the coding sequence ATGACAGCgcttcacctcctcctcctcctcctcctcctccagccgctCGGCTGCTGCTCCCGAGGCTCGGGGGCCTCCTCTCCCCGTCTCCAGCCACCACCCCTGCTGGTCACCTGCTGGGGCCCTCACGGACAAGTCTCTCAACGGCAGGACAACGAGCGTTGGGTCTCATGCCTGTGGAACAGCATCATGAACCTGCGTTACCAGCCCGCCCCAGGAGCAAGACCagaggcagaggggaaagaggggcggccaccacccccaccccactgctTTTGGTACCTGAACTCGGCCCGGGTGAAGAACACCTCGCGCTGGTCAGGCCAGGTCACGCTGCAGACAGGTCTCCTACCAGGAAGCGCTCCTCCACCCATGGCCTCCAGCCTCCTTACAGTGCAATGCTCGTCTGCTTCATGCGCCGCACCCGAGTGCTTTCACCACAACGTGAGCATCGAGGTGTCTGGGCAGGATGTGCGCCTGTTCGTGCTTTGGCCACAGACGCACCTGATCCACGCACGGCAGCCAGTAGAGCTGGGCTGGTGCGCGCGCCTCAAGAGTGCCAGCTGGCAGTACCGCTTCAGCAGCCAGGGAGGCAGCCCCTCtacccttctccttcccagcagTCAGCATCAAGACACGCCGCCGACTGCTATCTACCCAACAGCCGAGCTGCAACAGACCTGTGCTACCTACTACAGCTACCGCGTGACTGTGCGCTACAGGCAACACGGCCTCCATGTTGCTTCGGTCAGCATCGAGCAGATGCCTCAGATAAGCCTCAGCCTCTCTCTCAAGGTAGAGCCTGACTTGCTGCATATCCTCAGCGTCAGCTCCAAGCTCCTTAGTTTTCCTCAACAgcccctcagcctctcctggaGGCTTCAGCCCCTTACCCCAAGGACACTGGCTTACAGACTGGTGGACATGCAGGCTATAGGAGGTTGGCTCCGTTCCTACAGTTCCTTTACTCTGCAGAGCAACTTCTGTGCCATTTCCTCACCTCAGAGCCTGGGTGAGATGGTGGTGGCCAGCATTTACTTTCACGTTGATGGAAAGAGGTTCGAGGAATTGACGGGAGAACTACATCTACTCAACGGTACCCTGAGCCTAATTGCAGGAAGAGAAACTCCCACCCGTGTCAACCTTCACCCAGGGAAGACCAACAGTAGCACTTACATTTTCAGGTACAACCATGGAATGTTTTACacaaccaaagaaaacaacagcCCTATTTCCACAGATGGCCCTAACACACGTACTGTGTTCTACCAACACAAGGAGCTCTCCTACTTACTCTCCATAGAGTTTGTGGCCTTCCAGTGGTACAGGTTCAATATGTACCTTTATATGAATCAGAAGAGAGCTTTGTTTAGGTCTCTGGCAGAAAGAGACCTTGAAGTCCATGTTTTCAGCAGCAGTCAtccttcttttctgcagagctttgctTATTTACTGTGGTTTATCCCTGCTCAACATCCGATGCTACAATGCGAGTGGACCTTCCATCTGCAGCTTTTTGGAACACAAAAAGACCACCTTCTCCAGAATAGCACGTACACATACAACGATCACGTAAGAAATGCCACACGTTTTGTCCGTCGCTCTGCTTTACCATTTGATCCAGAGAAATACACAGGGTTTGTGGCAAAAGTGAACTGTACCAGAAGTACACTAACACCGGCTCTTTTAAGAGTCAGAGTCAACAACTATGCTGCAAAAACCATAGAAGCACCAGTGTCTTGCCAGAAAGAAGCCTGTTACATAGACACCGTGCAGATTCAGAAACCTGTTCTTCATACCTCTGTCCTGCGCCAGAAAAGGGGGACATCATTTTACCTCTTTGTCAGATTACTAGTAGACTGCAACGTTGGTATATCTATCAACCCCCTGTGGCGAATCTACCCTGTTCGGGACACAACAACTATTCCGGACTGGACAAGACCAATAAACTCTTCTTCGATGTATGGCGTAGAAATGATACACTTAACTGTTCCCAGTTTTACTTTAGATTATGGGTtgtatctgttttatttcactgttgcGATAACCCCAATTAGGACCACAACAGTCCTCAGGGGCTCAGACAAAGTTTATGTTCAGATTGAGAGCACTGACCTAGTGGCAAATATTGCAGGAGGCACATTCCGCACAGTGGGTTTTTCTGATAATTGGACCCTTGATGGCTCTGCTTCCTATGATCCTGATTCACAGGAAGGACTAAAGGGAATCACATTTACTTGGTACTGCACTAAAGAGGTATCAGACTATAAAAACATGAAAGTCAGCCCAGGAAAGAGATGCCATCCGGCCCAGAGGGATTTGAAATGGTTAACATTCTCAGGTCCAGTTCAAGCAATGCCACCAGAATCCCTTCCAGGAAATACCGTATACTACTTTCGTCTAGCAATTCAAAAGGATAGAAGGAGGAGTTATGCCGACCAAACTGTAGATGTGCAGCCTGGCTCCCCACTCCTTCTGGACGTGGCATGCCTTGAAAACTGTGGTAGCACTCTAATTCCAACAGAGAGATTTACCTTGTCTGGAAAATGCCTAAACTGTAGAACAAACAGCCAGCCAGTCTACTACTGGTcccttttttcagaaaactctACAGAAATTAGCTTTGACTGGTCTTCCAGAACCTCAACGGGGAGGTCTGGGTCGTACCTGTCTATACATGCTCTGACTTTTACAAAGACTGCACATCGATCCTACATACTTCTGTTAAAAGTAACTACCTGGGATGGTAGGTCTTCAATCTACAGACACACATTTAAGGTAAATTCTCCTCCTAGGGCTGGCAAGTGTACCATCAACCCACACCGGGGTACAGCCTTTCTGACAAAATTTGTTGTTCAATGCAGTGGATTTTCTGACAGCAATTTACCTCTGACATATAAAGTGATAGTAGCTTCCAATGTACCCAAAACTACCAAAATAACTTCTGTGGAGGAAAATACATTTGGCACAATTCTGTACTTTGGCTATCAGCCTAAAACTCCTCCATCTTTTCTCCCAATTGGAGTGCCCTCTCAGAAGTACACCTTGACACTTTACGTTCAAGTCCGTGATTCCCTTGGGGCGTTTACCCAAGTGAGTTTATATGTCCGTGTGTGGAACCCAGTTAACAGTCGACCACTAGCTGTTGTGTTTCATGAACTGCTGGCCTCAGTGAGCGGTTTGAGTGCACCGATGACGTCTTATCTCCAGACTGGAGATTATTTTAGCGCGGGTTATTTGGCTTATCTGGCAGCCTCAGTCTTAAACTATATTAAAGCCCCGCCAACTCTCCAGCTCCCTAAGGCTCAGTTTCGGGAAAGCCTGATTAAAACAGCCCTGAATATTTCAGTTGAGAGCACAATGGAAATCAACCAGGTAGTTGCTTCTCTTTCTCAAGTCACAGAGGAAGCCAATGAAGTGAACGTTAGGTCACAAGACCTTGCCATTAAGAAACTGACAGAAGTAACTGGAGTGCTGAAGATACAGAGGAATGAGAGCCATTGGTCTGAGCAAGCAGAAATTCAGACCAGTGGAATACTAAGATGCTTGTCCAACATTCTGAGAGCTGCTCTTCTGCATCGCAGGAATGTCAATGTAAGTGGAGTTAAACAAGCCTTCTCCATCATGGAAAATTTAACGGAGATAGTTTTCCAGGGCAAAGTCCCTGGAGAAACAGAAACtctaatggaaacaaaacactgGAATATCACTCTGAAGAAAGATGAAACCCGGAACATTGCAAATGCTTTCTCTACCAGAAACGCCTGCAGGAATTGCTTTTATCCATCactgaaaaagggaaattattCAGGATTGCCCCATGATGCCGTGATTTCCACTGCCCTTTTTGAGTTTGATGAGAACCCCTTCCCTTGGTTAGGTTACACATCAGAAATCGCAACAATGGTCTTGGGGTTTAAAATGGCAGAGACCAAGGCTAATGGGGATCTACTAGGGATCGTGCCTGAAGGAGCAGAGATAACCATTGCTAGGAAAGATAAGGAATCTTCAACTTTTCAGTTAGCAATGGGACCCGACAAAACACAAGCTTACACAACTGGAGGATTTAGTTTTGAAGTCAGCAGAAATACCAAGAGCGTATACATCCAGATCCTGACAAAACTAAAAGTTACTTTCAAGTTGCTAGTGTTTACAGGTGCCAACGTCACTCATGCTCATCCCATAgcttcatttgctgcttttcacaaTATGCCAACAGTTGCAAGCAAAAATGAGACAGCTAGCGCTGACTGTAACATTAAGGCTCCCTATATTATCTGTCTCCCAGAGTCATTGCTGACAGCCACAGGTCAAGGAAGCAGTACAGACACTCATAACATCTCCATTGTCTTGCTGACACCCTATGTTGTAAGGTATCAAACCCAGAGACTGGTAAGCATACACATTTTTAGTGATCAGTGCTTATTTCTGGATGGAGTTCAAAGTCTGTGGAGGGAAGACACATGCAGGCTTGGCTCCATGACCGACTGGCAGAGGGTACATTGTGTCTGCAATATGAAGCGGAGTCGCAGAAGCCTGTCAGTCCACACTGCATCAAATGCATCCACGTTCGACATCAGGTTCCTGGCAGCCAAAGTAATAGTTACCCCCAACACAGTAGATCTAGGAAAAACCCTGATAGCAGACATACCTAAAAACCCAGTGACCCTCTTAACAGTGCTCTTTATTTTTGCCATCTACTTTCTTTTGTCCCTCTGGGCCATAAGGAAAGACAGGGCTGAGAGGTACAGCAAAGACAAGATTATAGTTCTGCCAGACAATGACCCCTTTGATAAAGTGAGCTTTTTGGTCACTTTATACACAGGCAGTCGCTGGGGAGCTGGAACCAAAGCAGATGTCTTTCTTCAGCTCATCGGCCAGAATGGCATGAGTGACGTCCATTGTTTACAGCACCCAGATTTTCCATCTTTCCAACAAGGAAGCACTGATTGCTTTCTGCTAACTACTAAGAAAGACTTGGGAGACATTTGTTCCTTCAGGGTCTGGCACAATAACAAGGGCCCATCTCCAAGCTGGTTCTTAAGCAGAGCCAAAGTTGAGAATACGTCCACCAGGAAGACCTGGTTCTTTATGTGCAGGAAATGGCTTTCTCTTGACAAGGGCGATCACTTACTAGAAAGGACATTTGCTGTCACAAATCCGAAGACACCTCTGCCCAGAATCGACTATTTTTTGATTAAACTTGCCAACAGCCTGACAGAGGGCCATCTGTGGTTCTCGATTTTTGCTCACGTTCTAACTGGTACTTTCAGCAGGCTCCAAAGGTTGTCTTCATGTTTagcaatattattattaaactTGCTTGTTAACATTATGTTCTTTAATGCTGGCAAGAAAGAAGAATCTCCAATACACTTGAGGTATTTGAGATCAATAACAGTAGGAATTGAATGTGCTTTGCTTACCATACCTGTGGAAATGATTATAATTGCCTTATTTAAGTACTCCCTGAAGGACCCTTCTCCTCGTGGTGTGGCTCAGATGGACCCAAAGCTAAGTTCACCCCTCCCGTCTGGAAATCTTAAGAACTGGAAGGAACCTTTGCAAAAATTGTACCTTTCAGAAACTTCAGCACAATCAAGGAATTTTAGTCCCTCAGAGAACCTTCCTGGTCCCAGCAAATCACAGAGCCCACCATGTTCCAGAAAGACAAGAAGCAAGGGAGCTCCCCAAAACTGGAGTAATTGCACAGTTTCTGAAAGAGATGCAAATGTAATTGGAACAGAGGAGCAGATGATAACCGCAAATTCCCCTCCAATGGCCAAGGCTTGCCCAAGAAGACAACCATCAAATTTCAATTTTAGTAATAATCACGCAGAAGAAGGGGGcaactttcagaaagaaaggaaaccaGGCATTGCCTCCACGTCCTTTCACAAGAGACCGCACGTagttttttggtggtggtgcgTCTATCTCTCATGGGCACTAGTTATAGTTGTCACTGGGCTATCATCATTTTTCATTGTGTTATATGGTTTGTCTTACGGCTATCAGACTTCACTAGAGTGGCTTTTAGCATCTGCAACCTCCTTTATTGAGAATGTGTTTCTCCTTTCAATtctaaaaatcagtttcttctcAGCTATGAGTACAATTCGTCCAAAGTACTGTGAAAACATCACATGGTTAACTCAGAAAAAGTATCCTGAGATTAAGCTGGCTAAAGAAACGATGAGTGCCGATGAGATGAGAGAGTTGCACTTGAAACTCGCTAAAGTCAGAGGCACCAAGCAGTATAAGCCTTTAGAAGCTGATGAAATTGCAAACATGCTGAAAAGGGCAAAAATTAAAGTCaaggcatttattttcacaagaGGTTTCATCAGTCACTTTGTCTTTTTAACTCTGCTATTAAATTTTGCCTATTCCACTGAGAATGCCAACAGTTTCCACTACAACCGATTCATCCATAACCAATTCTCTCCACGACTCTCCACTGTAGATAAGCTAGAACATATCTACGTGTGGGTGAAAGACTTATTCTTGCCTTTGATCCACAATGACATTCAGCCAACCTTTTTTCCCGAGAGCTGGTCCAAAATCATTGGTTTGCCTAGAATGAGGCAAGTGCGGGCTAAAGGTACTGAGAAAAAATGCTTCCATCCTCACAGCTATGTAAATAACTTTGTGATCAGTAAAAGCCACTGTCTTCACAAATATGGCAGTGACATCCCAGAGAAAGGTGACTACGCTGGCGCTTGGACAAAGGTTACCAACCAGTCCGTTTCCAAGGATGCCAGCAGTTATGGTGGGTTCACTTATGAGCAAAACAGGACTCTGTGGACGTATTATTCATACGGAGATTTGCACACATATGGACCAGCAGGATACAcgttttactttttccctgaAGAAGGAAGACCTAATTCAACGACAAGGCTGGATGCTCTACAACAGAGCAACTGGCTTGATGAAAAGACATGGGCTGTGATCATTGAACTAACTACATTCAACTCAGATGCAGCTCTCTTTTGCACCATCTCGGTCATATTTGAAATGTCTCATTTGGGGATCATAAAACCAAGTTTGTCAGTACACTCTTTTGCACTCCCCATTTTTCATCAGCAAACTAAAGCTcaaatgtttgtgtttgtaATTACTCTTGCCTTTCTGTTCATTTACATTGCAGATGAGCTTTACATCataagccaagaaaaaaaagattatattaaaagcatttccaaTATAATCAACTTTGGCTTAAAATCAGcattcctcctttttgtttttttaaaggtcataAAGTTTAAGGTGGGAGCAGATATAGTGAAGTTTTACTTACTTCATCCAAATGactttattcattttcatgcaGTTTCTCATTTAGACAAGATTTTAAGGATTACTATGGGCTTTTT